One window of Psychrobacillus sp. FSL H8-0483 genomic DNA carries:
- a CDS encoding methionine ABC transporter permease, producing the protein MPDILVQYEAEIWASIGETFVMVGVSILAAILLGLPVGTLLYLCKKGQVLENRFVFFTLNLLVNITRSFPFLLLVVFLIPFTRLIIGTAIGTAAATVPLSIIAIAHYSRLVEQSLLDVPRGVMEAAISMGASVKEVIFKFLYVEARSGLVLGLTTSIISFISYSTIMGVVGGGGIGDFAIRYGYQQFKTELMMYMIIIMIILVQIIQFTGTTVSRMIDKR; encoded by the coding sequence ATGCCTGATATATTAGTTCAATATGAAGCTGAAATTTGGGCGTCTATTGGAGAGACCTTTGTAATGGTGGGTGTTTCTATTTTAGCTGCAATCCTTCTAGGCCTCCCAGTTGGGACGTTACTTTACCTTTGCAAGAAGGGACAAGTACTTGAGAACCGTTTTGTTTTTTTTACTTTAAATTTATTGGTAAATATTACTCGTTCTTTTCCTTTTTTATTATTAGTAGTTTTTCTAATTCCATTTACACGATTAATCATTGGGACAGCCATTGGTACAGCGGCCGCAACTGTTCCATTATCAATAATCGCTATTGCTCATTATTCGCGATTAGTCGAGCAGTCTTTATTAGACGTACCAAGAGGTGTAATGGAAGCAGCCATTTCAATGGGTGCTTCTGTTAAGGAAGTTATTTTTAAATTTCTTTATGTTGAGGCCCGTTCTGGACTTGTTCTCGGATTAACAACATCGATTATTAGTTTTATTTCCTATTCGACAATTATGGGAGTAGTCGGAGGCGGTGGTATAGGAGACTTTGCCATTCGGTACGGATATCAACAATTTAAAACAGAATTAATGATGTACATGATTATTATTATGATCATACTGGTACAGATCATCCAATTTACTGGAACAACTGTATCAAGAATGATTGATAAAAGATAG
- a CDS encoding methionine ABC transporter ATP-binding protein, producing the protein MIKLHNVGKSFSQFQAIKSLSLTINKGEIHGIIGASGAGKSTLLRLMNLLEIPDEGEVEVNGQKLTDLSSKELRQARKSIGMIFQHFNLVANKTVYDNVAVSLELANFPRKERRSRVVECLQFVGLESFMKKYPAQLSGGQKQRVAIARALANNPQVLLCDEPTSSLDPNTTAEILEVLENINKRLGVTIVIVSHEMEVIKSICNRVTVMEAGEIYDTVLIEPKKIQHIDGSPRYFVEQLTKDGEMDHA; encoded by the coding sequence ATGATTAAATTACATAATGTCGGTAAAAGTTTTTCACAGTTTCAGGCCATTAAATCCTTGTCTTTAACGATCAATAAAGGAGAAATTCACGGAATTATAGGAGCTAGTGGAGCAGGTAAATCAACCTTGCTGCGGCTAATGAATTTGTTGGAGATCCCTGACGAAGGTGAAGTGGAAGTGAATGGTCAAAAGTTAACCGATTTGAGCAGCAAAGAACTTCGACAAGCACGGAAATCAATAGGGATGATTTTTCAACATTTTAATCTTGTGGCGAATAAAACGGTTTACGATAATGTAGCCGTATCGTTAGAGTTGGCAAACTTTCCAAGGAAAGAACGACGGAGCCGCGTGGTGGAGTGTCTTCAATTTGTTGGGTTGGAGAGTTTCATGAAAAAATATCCTGCACAATTAAGTGGCGGACAAAAGCAGCGCGTTGCAATTGCAAGAGCATTAGCGAATAATCCGCAAGTTTTGTTATGTGATGAACCGACCTCTTCCCTTGATCCTAATACAACTGCTGAAATATTAGAGGTATTAGAAAATATAAATAAAAGACTCGGTGTTACTATTGTCATTGTAAGTCATGAGATGGAAGTAATTAAAAGTATCTGTAATCGAGTAACTGTAATGGAAGCTGGAGAAATCTATGACACCGTATTAATTGAACCAAAAAAGATTCAACATATAGACGGTAGCCCAAGATACTTTGTAGAACAATTAACAAAGGATGGTGAGATGGACCATGCCTGA